From the Prochlorococcus sp. MIT 1223 genome, the window GACTATAGAAAATGAGCCAGTTGTAGGTATTGGAGCTGAAGCATTAAAACAGCTTCTTGAAGATCTAGAGATGCCTGAAGTAGCCGAACTTCTTAGAGAAGAAATTGCTTCTAGTAAAGGACAAAAAAGAGCAAAACTAATAAAGCGTTTAAGAGTCATAGATAACTTTATTGCAACAGGTGCCAACCCCGAATGGATGGTATTGGATGCAATACCTGTGATACCTCCAGATCTACGTCCCATGGTTCAGTTGGATGGGGGGCGATTTGCAACATCTGATTTAAATGATTTGTATAGACGAGTAATCAATAGGAATAATCGTCTAGCAAGACTTCAAGAGATCTTGGCACCAGAGATTATTGTCAGAAATGAAAAAAGGATGTTACAGGAAGCGGTTGATGCTCTCATTGATAATGGTCGAAGAGGAAGAACAGTAGTAGGGGCAAATAGTCGTCCTTTAAAGTCTCTTAGCGATATTATCGAAGGTAAGCAGGGACGCTTTAGGCAGAACCTTTTGGGAAAAAGAGTTGATTATTCAGGTAGATCCGTAATTGTAGTTGGACCAAAGTTAAAAATGCATCAGTGCGGACTTCCAAAAGAAATGGCAATAGAACTATTTCAACCTTTTGTAATTCATAGATTAATTAGACAGAATATCGTTAACAACATAAAGGCTGCAAAAAAATTAATTCAACGTGCAGATGATGAAGTTATGCAGGTTCTCCAAGAAGTAATAGAAGGCCATCCGATCTTGCTTAATCGTGCTCCGACACTTCATCGTTTAGGTATTCAAGCATTCGAGCCGAAATTAGTTGCTGGTCGAGCGATTCAATTACATCCATTAGTTTGCCCAGCTTTTAACGCTGACTTTGATGGAGATCAAATGGCGGTTCATGTACCTCTTGCAATTGAATCACAAACTGAAGCGAGAATGCTCATGCTAGCGAGTAACAATATTCTTTCTCCCGCTACAGGAGATCCAATTGTTACTCCTTCTCAAGACATGGTGCTTGGTTCATATTATTTAACTGCTCTGCAACCAGAACTGGCGAAACCAAAATTTGGAGATAGATCAAATACTTTTGCTTCTCTTGAAGATGTTATAAAGGCTTTTGAGGACCAGAGAATCAAGCTCCATGATTGGGTTTGGGTTCGTTTTAATGGAGAAGTTGATGATGATGATGAAAATGATAAGCCCATTGAAAGCAAAACTCTTGAGGATGGTTCAAAAATCGAATTGTGGACCCTAAGAAGAGATCGATTGGATGAACAAGGAACTTTGATAAGTCGTTTTATTCTTACAACAGTAGGACGTGTTGTTATGAACCATACGATTATTGATGCTGTTGCCTCATCAGCTTGACCTTTACAAAATCACTTTTTTTTACCTGACAAGTATTTAGCCATGACTTCATCTTCTTCTAAAACACCTAAGACTCCAAAAGCTCGTAAATCCACAAAATCTAGGAAAGGTTCTAAAAGCTCTAAAAAGGCTCTAAAGAAGAATATTGCACCACCACTTTCTAAAACTCCACCTCCATTTAGAAATCGGATTGTCGATAAAAAAGGTTTAAAACAGCTTGTTGCGTGGGCTTATAAAAATCATGGAACAGCTGCTACTGCCGCAATGGCAGACAATTTGAAAGATTTAGGGTTTAAGTATGCAACACAAGCAGCAGTTTCAATATCAGTTGATGATTTAAAAGTACCAGCTGCAAAGCAGGATTTACTAGGAGAGGCTGAGGCCCAAATAACGGCTACAGAAGAGTGTTATAGGTTAGGGGAAATTACTGAGGTTGAGAGACATACAAAGGTTATTGATACATGGACAGAGACTAATGAAAGGTTAGTTGATGCTGTTAAAAAGAATTTCAACCAAAACGATCCGTTGAATTCAGTTTGGATGATGGCTAATTCTGGAGCACGAGGAAATATGTCTCAGGTTCGTCAGTTAGTTGGCATGAGAGGTTTGATGGCAAACCCACAGGGAGAAATTATTGACTTGCCAATTCGTACCAACTTTAGAGAAGGATTAACTGTTACTGAGTATGTTATCTCTTCATATGGTGCACGCAAAGGATTAGTAGATACTGCTTTGAGAACAGCAGACTCTGGTTACTTGACAAGAAGACTGGTTGACGTGGCACAGGATGTGATAGTGCGCGAGGAGGACTGCGGAACAACTAGAGCAATTTTAGTTAAAGCCGAAGATGGCCGTTAT encodes:
- a CDS encoding DNA-directed RNA polymerase subunit gamma, whose amino-acid sequence is MTTSNLRTENHFDYVKITLASPQRIMDWGQRTLPNGQVVGEVTKPETINYRTLKPEMDGLFCEKIFGPSKDWECHCGKYKRVRHRGIVCERCGVEVTESRVRRHRMGFIKLAAPVSHVWYLKGIPSYVAILLDMPLRDVEQIVYFNCYVVLDIGDHKDLKYKQLLTEDEWLEIEDEIYAEDSTIENEPVVGIGAEALKQLLEDLEMPEVAELLREEIASSKGQKRAKLIKRLRVIDNFIATGANPEWMVLDAIPVIPPDLRPMVQLDGGRFATSDLNDLYRRVINRNNRLARLQEILAPEIIVRNEKRMLQEAVDALIDNGRRGRTVVGANSRPLKSLSDIIEGKQGRFRQNLLGKRVDYSGRSVIVVGPKLKMHQCGLPKEMAIELFQPFVIHRLIRQNIVNNIKAAKKLIQRADDEVMQVLQEVIEGHPILLNRAPTLHRLGIQAFEPKLVAGRAIQLHPLVCPAFNADFDGDQMAVHVPLAIESQTEARMLMLASNNILSPATGDPIVTPSQDMVLGSYYLTALQPELAKPKFGDRSNTFASLEDVIKAFEDQRIKLHDWVWVRFNGEVDDDDENDKPIESKTLEDGSKIELWTLRRDRLDEQGTLISRFILTTVGRVVMNHTIIDAVASSA